TCTACTGATGTTGATGTCAACTTACCGACAGTACTTGGTCTTTGACTTTGTTGACCATTACTGACAGCACTTGGTCTTTGACTTTGTTGACCATTACTGACAGCACTTAGTCTTTGACTTtgttgaccagcttttggtcgcATTTGATTGGATGTAGGTAAGGATTTCCTCTCTTCACGATGACCGTTACTTAGTGTTCTACCACTATTGTTAGGTTGCCGTTGTGACAAATGCATCTCTTCAATATATAAAAAGCTCAGGTAAGTATTTACAAACTTTTACTTCCTGTAACATTTCAGAACAAATATAGAGCAACATACCAGGTCGTGTAGTGGGCCCACTTTTAGGAGGATTCTTTGGAGGAATCGGAAGTTCAGCATCATCGGATAAAAGAAATGAGTAATCCCTAGTATTCTTAAGCATCTGGATTTTTGCTTTAGGTTTTGCCTAAAAAGTTGGAAAAGAACAATGTGAAAGTGTGTTGATTAATAACGAATACAATAGTAAAATAAAAGTATTAAGTATATCTTACTGAATTATCTACTCTTCGAGGCTGTTGCCCGTTGGGTCGAGGCTTAGATACTGCTGGAGTTGAAGAACCGTTCCTGTTCTCCTACAGGAGCCAGTAAGGatatagataaataattaaatattcaCATGGAATGTAAGGTACTAATAAAGTTATAAAATGAATAAGATATCGCTGGATcgattacatatttacaaatttTACATGCTTATATTTGAAGAAAAAAGAAGGGATATACATACAACGGTTTTAGGTTTTGAAAACCGTTCTGCCAAATGCGGATTCTCCAACAATGACTTGCTTTCTTGAATTACTCTTTGAGCAATAACTGGCTGTGAAGGCCCAAAAAAGGATCCAAAGCTGCAACATGTAACACATCTAGACTCAAAATCTACAGTTCACAATACATGCCAACAAAAACAATTTCATTAATAAACAACGCAACTCTAGATGCTCTACTTATAATGAGTGAACTCTTATGAATTTGATAATATTATGATACATCATGAATACCATACAAAAAAAAACGGACTCTCATATACTAAGGCAATGTAATCCTATCAAAACTATCTCTGAGACAGTAAGAAGAATGTCAACGTGCAAAGTAACAAAAACCAAACAAGATGCATATCTGAAAAAGAATGATACTAACTTGTCATAGGGCATTTTATTCTTTTTTTCTCGAGAACCGGCAAGGTCCGAACTTGgatccttcttcatcttctttctaATACTGTCCTTCAACTTTTGCCTCAATTCAAGGTACTCCAACTCTTCCTGCGTAGGCAACCgatcctcttcctcttcttcttcttcttcatatccttCGCCCTCCTCTTCATATTCACCACCTTCATCTTCATAATCCTCATATTCCTAAATTCATATTACACAAACAACAATGTAAACATGAACCCtaaaataccaaaaaaaaaaaaaatcaaaaagataaATTCCAAAGCTGCTTACATCTAAATCATATTCTGCCATTGTGCTATTATATCTTCAATCTTCAATCTTCAAATGTCTCCTAACCAACACTTCAACAAGCACAAAACAAAAACTCAATCCATAAACTAAATTAGGGTTAAAAATCCTAAAACAAAGCAACAAATCAAATCAATAGCTTGCACATATAATCCACAACACCAGAAATTAGACTAAAAAACATGAAAATTCAACTTTTTGAGATAAACTTTCTTATAACATTCGCAATGCAAAATGTCAAATTCACAATCAATAACTCGTCAAATCAACAAAATCAAGACATATTCAACAAATTCGAACAACATAAATACAAGATCGAACAAAATCGCGAAAAAACCCTAACAAAATAGTTCAATTTTAAGAGAAACTCACAGGAACCCTAACTTTTGCGTTACGAAACTTCTGGAATCAATCTGCTCGGTTTTTTCTAGTGAATCGATCAGATTCTATGCGGATAATCGGAATTGAAGCACACCGATGGAATAACGGTtgcaatttggtgatgattgATGAAGAATGTTCTGGATTTAACTCTCCGGTGGTTGTTACAGCGTCAGCCCCCCTTTTTGTTGTTTCATTTTGTCACAACCCCTGTTTGGAGTTTTATATATATGCGCAGGTAAAAGTTTTTTCGTTTGGGTTGAGTTGCAAATACACCCCCTAAATATTCGATTTAATTCCGTTTTTATTTTACACGGTGAAAGTGTAACGGGCTGTTtagcaacatctgaatggttaagtgctgaaccaataagaggtctgaatcattaagagcctgtataatgcttaaccattcagaggcaaatgtctgacaaaTTCAGATTAAAGGTTTTAACCATTCATactttgtataaatcttaaccattcagagggaAATGtatgaaccattcagacatctgctcgtgaaacaaacagtctgaaccattaagtgctgaaccagcaagaggtctgaaccattaagagcctcattaagaggtaaacaaacagcctaAATTTactaattttaatgttattttattaatttcatgaaaatagcaaaaaaacggggacggttaatcatgcatcatgtattggcgttgatagccgaaagactaGGGGTACATACACTAATTGGTCTTTGTCCCAATTGCTGAGTGTtgtgtgccttatgtccaagggttgatgcaaaactactatcgaaccgggggtctcactagaagcaacctctctattcctacgtggtagaggtaaggttgtctataTATTACCCTCCTCAGACCATACCTTAGCcttgctattggtgagatttacttagtatgatgatgatgatgatttcatacGGTGAGTAACTAAGATATTTTTTATGTGTGGTTTTTCTGAGCGTTCTGTCCAACAAGTCTTACCGACATGATAAGTTAgggtataacaaccctcggtaaaaccgacaccctcataatatttctaacaccctaatatattttaaatatctcaatgtgtctttatatgtgccccgtatgtgaaaaccgagcccaaaatataaaataacatataatataaataaaaacaataaaaactaagttgaggcgggccgcatgggacctcacctcaacttaatgcgggccgcgcgagagTATAACCAGATTTCGTTTaaatctttagttcatgcgggccgcgtaaagatacatccaagttaatgcgggccgcgagtgtccaggattgtggcacagcccggtgcggccacgtgtacGATGCGTGTCGAGCCTATAtggtgaccgggccaagctacaaCATTGACCgaagtcaatgcgggccgcgtaaggtctgccttaccttcacgcgggccgcgagaaaaccCAGACCAGGCCCTATATAAGAATGCAACGGGCTTTCATTTTCCGATCGCTCAAATCGTTCTTTCTTtcacaatttctgtagtagtgttattatacccaggcattataccccctaaaatagcgaggttctgctacgatttaagtattataacccctggagacgtattagatacgctgcccgattgatctagggttccgtaacggctgtcgtggttctgcccgacgtagtcgttggaatgccgtctcggggagggtattactaatgttaaaatgggttattatactaacacacgtgcatttgtgtaaattatagatattcaccaggaaaccctaaagaataacctaagacagcaatgtgagtaatctcctttttgttaacagtttttacaaaaccttaaccgttttacaatgcaatttagcagtgattgagtctttgtaattctacaattactgccggtatgttggagttttgtatacaaaatgtgagtaacgttaccattggacgaagagttagccaatgtgtaatatgaccctcagtcagacttgacactactgaatgagtaattgggtagatataaacattgtaatcgctctcgatactgtttaaagtaaattaatatttcttgattaaactgggattcactcaccagtatttcccactgacaaaacctttttaaaacgcgtttcaggtaacaaaatgtgaaagccaaatagaagccagctggacagcactgaaggcttggaaaagtggctataaaagttacctaaataaaagaaagcgtttatttcaataaagtgggatttatccctgtaaatcagtttgtaataaaaacttgggttttacccatttgtttaagattataaaatatggtggtttactctgatttaatatttcctaactacggtcctgatgaaaatttccgctgccaaataagtaattaacgtgataccaccgaaactggctcacggccgcccgttcccgggaactagggaccgggggttgtgacagaaggtggtatcagagctatgccactgattcagccacagaagtgttctgctgacatcaaaattcaaattgttaggaaataaactatggaaatacgtgtataattgtatttcttgctatgtgttatctgactatttgttagtttacagtatgagtgaccaaggaccttctgacgcctatcgtcaactgtctggttcgcctaggagcgaaggcacctcctcttctcagcctgccctctcagggtattctgctgacacagaagaagggatctttgtgtttaaggctcagtctgaagagccatttcctcagaaaaagaggggatggttcagtaggggagcgcacgagcgtaggaaaagaatgaaaaagttgcaggaacagcgagtgttagtcgcagcaaaaagagaaactgatgcttataatcaggatatgctcaataggggtattgctaatatccatattttagcaaccactgctgctgacccaaacctggaacaaatgctagcaccacaaccacaaaatcctgaccaacccatggaaatagaaaaccagatagaaatgcctgattacaacccggaggagatacctagggtacctgcacctgatcctctagacccaaacaactacgacccctggtgggacgatgttagggactacgtgcaacaaaacccaatacaggaaaatgtgccaatgcccaacttaggagcttatccagggttagatcctcaagatccctacaacattagtgatgcatatgttagggaaattttagagaatccatacccgtaccaggcccctatgcctccgtatcaggaacccgtacctcagtttccaaacccagtcctagaacctgcacccccaatgagtgcagaaaatgtccaggaacttaggacttttggggatgaaattttagaaagcagtgatcgtatgcgacaggtgggagaacgcctcgtatggaaatacgatgagcgtaatatg
This genomic stretch from Helianthus annuus cultivar XRQ/B chromosome 8, HanXRQr2.0-SUNRISE, whole genome shotgun sequence harbors:
- the LOC110920846 gene encoding protein SPT2 homolog, producing the protein MAEYDLDEYEDYEDEGGEYEEEGEGYEEEEEEEEDRLPTQEELEYLELRQKLKDSIRKKMKKDPSSDLAGSREKKNKMPYDNFGSFFGPSQPVIAQRVIQESKSLLENPHLAERFSKPKTVENRNGSSTPAVSKPRPNGQQPRRVDNSAKPKAKIQMLKNTRDYSFLLSDDAELPIPPKNPPKSGPTTRPEMHLSQRQPNNSGRTLSNGHREERKSLPTSNQMRPKAGQQSQRLSAVSNGQQSQRPSAVSNGQQSQRPSTVGKLTSTSVDSRKQVGRNEGSGPGRPGPPPGQKPLPSKMPAVVNKSKVIPPPVSRGSIPTGHKPQVSRPLPPIQKKPLEQKRDDRGSTKGNIIRKPVVSSKPQMKQQPSRLPARPPASSHQREKLQKRPARPFDDEDDDKNAISMIRNMFGYNPNRYRGVNDDDDSDMEAGFDDIMMEEKRSARIAAKEDEEELRKIEEEERRERMRKAAKKRKLNQR